In Cheilinus undulatus linkage group 14, ASM1832078v1, whole genome shotgun sequence, the genomic stretch TTCATTAGATTAGAGTGGGATCCTTAATTCCCAGTGGGCTCATTCAGTTTAGCCGCAGAAAGCTGGGCGGGAGGAGAAAAGTGGGCGTATGGAATTAATTACACGCCAACACTGATTCTTCTTCGGGCGTTATAACTGGGAGTGATGGTTTAAATGGAGCAGGTCTGGAATGTTTTGCTTGGTGTTGACCTCTGGTTTTGGTTTCGGGACATAGATGGCATACCAAAGCACTGATATGAATAGACAAACACTTGTGTTTTCCATAATTTACCTCTGGCTTATTCAACAATCAAACACAATGATTCACACACTTTGACTTGATTTTAATGAGAATAGAAAAAAGTTTTATCTTGATGTGTTGAATCCTGCAGAGACACTTTGACCACATCTTTGAAACAGAAAGAGGACACTTGGGGGTCTATCAGGGGATGGTGTGGGGTCCTCTCCTCGCCCTCTTTTTAACTGACTCCTTTTGTTTGTAGGGCGTCAGCTCAGACAATAGTAATTACAACATGGATTTGCATATATTGGGCAAAGTTTGTAAATAGAGTCTGTAACTAGAGCTGCCATTCATCTTCTGACCCCCCACCTTGCTACTACACAAACCCAGCCACAACTGAGACAATATCTGATTTCACTTGAGTAGCTTTACAATAGTTTGTCTTCTGCGGTGACGTTATTTAATATGAGAGCATCCCCTTACCAAACATCTCACACGTAATTAAGGCGGTCTCCTGCAGAGCACAAGTATCCCAGCTATGAACCTGTGTCACTGATATGCAACACCCCCCTCTAATGTGAGTTAAGGCTCCAGCCCCAGGGCAGACAACCCCCTTCCCACCTCCCTTGCATCCCTTCATCTCTTAACTGTCCCCTACTCACCCCCTGTAGCCTCACCCATACACTCACATTCTTCTGGTACAGTCGTTATTCAAAAGAGCCGCTCCCCCCTTCACCTCCTACGCCACACATTGACCCACCCCCACCACCTCAAAACCAAATCAATCCAGGGACGTTAACAGTTATGTGCCTGTtcgaggaaaaaaaaaaaaaaagctaggCCAGAAAGCAAAGATCAAAAAGAAGGGAGGGATGCCAGTAGTCTGTTAAATCAACATGGCCCCTGTTTTATTATGTATGTAGACACACATGGCTGCGTCTGGCATACTAACAGCCTTGACCCTCCTATATACACAGCACTGGAGTTTCATTGAGGAACTGTtgttattttcaaatctcaaatgTCCTTTATTTGCAAGACAAATGTGTCATGTATTAAGACAATACCATGTTATAATGTAAACTCATAGGAATGTCCCACTTAGTCATACTTTTACTGGATGTTTGCAAATTTTCCAGCTTTGTTTATAATATTGTTGGGAAGTTCTTGAAGGACCCTCATCTTGTCTTGACTTGTTTGTCGACAGCAGTGTTTGGGCAAGCTCCCTGAAAATAACACCCATTCAGAAGATAGCCATTTCCTCAGACAACCgatgtttttataaatcttttgcattactttttaatgtttacatGAGTTTAGTAAAGTCAGCAAACTTCCTCCAGAGTGTCTGGCTAAAAGAGAAGTTGACCACCCCCCCTTCCTTTATTCTCAGAGGCCAGCGAGGGTTAGAAGGCtattgtgtttgtatgtgtgtgtcttgGGAAGGGGGTGGGTCCCCATCCATCCTGCTGTGGTGGAATTTGGGTCAAGGGGATTGGGACAAGGAGGGGTGCTAAGAGAAGCCAATGTTGTTTGGTTTGAATTCTACACCAACCCAGACCAGACACagttttactgaaaaaacaaacactcttGAAGCTCTCTGACATTTAGATTATCTTTAGAGCATCCTAAAATAATACCCCAAAACACACTGTCAACAGCATAACTCACATTCCTCTAAAGTCAAGTCTATACATAAGATATGGGCGTGCCCTTTCCAGCAACTTAAGCGTAATTAGGgtcttttttgcccttttagaAATATGTGGTGTGAAATTTGTTGTTTGAGTTTTTGGTGGCAGTTTTGACTTAcatctgtttttacaaattgTATAATATTCTCTATTTTTGAAGCTAAAATATTCTAGGAATGCAGCGCCACTGAGTGAAGCTTCATGCCTATAATTAAGCTAAAGGATGTGGACAGATGTGGGCAcatagttttacatttttgtgtgggACAACAACACAAGTATCTCACACTGATACACAGATTGGTTTACAAAGTAAATATAATTTACTTTGTAAACAATTTATTTtgtcctgcagatccttgaaaagtcttagaTTGTCTTAATTTGCACAtttaaatttaaggccataaaaaattagattttttgttaccagtgagaggtcttaaattttagagcGCTTTTAGAGCACTTTGACTAAGACATTTCCATAACCCATCTTTGTTTTCCAGCCAACTTTAAATGATTCTAATCATCTTACTCCACAAATTGTTGCAAAAATATTCTCCATGATTCATAGAATTTAGTGTTGGGTGTTCTGAATTTCCTAGAGGAGGAACCACAGACCCTCTCTCTTTTAAGCTGACACACTGTGATTTATTAAACACTAGTCCAGTTGTCTAAAATCTGAGCTACTAGGTtgccaactttaaaaaaaaatccttgccCACTCTTATTTTTACATGCCATCCTTGACAAATTggcatttttctgcttttttcacttttaaactgtATAGAAACAGCTCAGCACACCGCAAAATGCACTGGTGTGATTATCAATATACTGTACGTTGAAGAATATATagaatagaggcattaaatgtgcccGAAATCGTCAAATTTGGACCAAATTTATGGCCTTAAGCTGTCatattctgttaaaaaaaatctgaaaattcagCCCTGAGAAATCTCATGCCTTTCATTTATGACTGTTTACcattaaaaagtgttaaacttgatttttttttaaagcatgtacAAATCCTGTACATACGtagaataaaacataaaaatggaaagGGACTTCAAATACCTTGCTTGTGACAAAGCCCTCAGATTTCAATGTTTCTGTAATTTACTCAGGCACTTTATTTACCATTTGCCCAGCTAGTGACTGACAGATAAAGGGAAGTTGTGTTGATAGTTCCCACAGTTTTTGGGAGTATGTTTGTGCAGAGTTTCCCAGACAAAGATGATACCAGGGTGAGTCTCCCAGCTATATCCATAGCTGTTCAAGTATATTTCCCACATTTTCTAAATCAGTATTGAAAGTAAGAGAAAGATAGGGTACTGTGTTGGTACATCACTCCTCTAAATGAACAAATTATGGTACTATGATGTTTGTGAAGTCTTTTGCCTTGCCTTTAATAATCACTGTAAGGATGAATTTTTGTGATGTGCATCATTatcaataataaataataatattattttagcatttataaCCCTGCGGATGAATATTGTAGAGGAAATTGCAACAAAGCTGAAAAAAGAGTTTGTTGTGACAGGCCGCTGTGAAAAGATAGATACAGACATGacattgaataaaaataatcaaatatgcCTAGATAAGCTTCATCCCCATCAACTTAACCACCCAGGCACTCATTCATtctttgggaaacactgccatGTCTTCTAGTTTCCCAGTGTGTGTAATCAGGTAAGCTGATAGTGGGGCATTAAAAGTCCTGGGAATTGGTTTTTAGAGTCAAGGGGTATCAGGTGGGATGTTTTCCAGACTGAAGGAAGATCTGAAGAGAAAGACAGGGACAAAAGAAGGAAATCTTTGGACACAGTCAGTTCGTCATCCCAGTTCCTCCTGTTATCAAAATACAAGCAGACACTGCATGTGTTCACCTCTTAGCTCAGCTGCTTATAAAGTTGCCATGAGTTTGTTATTGGGACTAACATGTAATTGCGTCAGTGGCAAAATCTGTCTTTCTTAACAGTAAACAGAGAAAATTGTAATATGGCTGAAATAACCCAGTCATGCAATGTATAAACTGGACAAGGGAGGGGAGTAATCAAGGCTGCTcatggggggtggggggcatgGAGGTCAAGCCATTGTTTTAATCAGAATATTCTTGGAGTAGTTGTACCACAGCACTGTAGTGGGTGTGaaagaaggcaaaaaagccaaagaaaaaatgtttaattaaagttcattgtgtttttatcatttcagtTGGCCAGCCAGATGGTGTGTCCGTGGCTCAGAAAGAAGAGGCCCCTGAGACTATGGACGTCCAGGATGAAGTGACTCCTCAAGTAAATGGCGAGAAAGTGGAGAAGGAAACCCCTGATGCTAACGACATTTCTGCTGTTGAGGagaaagcagcagaggagaaaCCCGATGACGCAAATGAAGTCGGTTTCAAGAAGATCTTCCGCTTCGTGGGCTTCAAATTCACACTGAAGAAGGACAAAAGTGAGGAGAAAGACCCTGTGAAGCTGCTGACAGTCAAAGATAAAGAGGGAGAGGAGGTCAGTGCGACTGATGatgctacaaaggaggaggaggctgccACCGCTGAAGAGAAAAGCACAGCCGAAGAGAAGGAGGAGACATCCACTGCTGAGACTGAGGTGATTAAAGATGGTGACAAAGCTGAAGCTACTGATGCCCCTGCTGAAGCTGCCCCTGCTGAAGCTACTGAAGAAGCTACAAAGGAGGAAGGAGCTGAGAAGGAAGGAGAGTCATCTCCACCTGCCCAGGAGAGCACTCTGTCCCCCTTCAGAAAGCTCTTCAGCGGAGGTCTCTTCTCTAACCTGAGGAAGAAGACTAGCATCAAAAAGActaaagaggaggaagaaaaagaggcagcagctgaggaggagaaaacagaagagactgctgctgctgtggaggagaaggaggaggtaGAGGTAGAAACCAAGGAGGAAGCCCCAGCTGCTCCTGAAGAAGAGAAGCCAGAGGCCAAAGAGGAGGCAGCAGTCACTCCAGAGGAAGTGAAATCAGAGACTACCCCTGAACCAGAGACCACTTCTGAAGCTGCTGCTCCTGATACTACTGATGAGGCCAAACAAGAAGAGGAGAAGGCTGAACCCAGCGCAGAAGAGGAGAAGGCACCAGCAGAGGTGACATCTGAGGCTGAGGTGCTGTCATCTCAGGAGAAAGCAAAGCCCCAGGGAAGCCCACTGAAGAAGCTTTTCACGGGAGCTGGCCTGAAGAAGCTCTCGACTAAGAAACagaagacaaagaaagagaCCGAGACTAAGATCACTGAGTCTGGAGAACAGGCAACTGAGCAGCTTCAGTCCTCCACAGAGTCAGCAGAAGTCCCAAAAGCTGAAAGCGGGCCCTCATCTCCAGAGGAGTCAGGAGAGCATGTCATCGCAGTGGAGGTGACCCAGATTGAGTCAAGCCAAGAGACTGAAGGTGAAGCCACCTCTgatggagaaaagaaaaaggagggaaTCATTGCCTGGTCCTCTTTCAAGAAGCTAGTAACACCCAAGAAGCGTGTCAAAAGGTCCTCTGAGAGCGACGATGAAGCTACAGCAGAGAAACCAGCAAAGTCAGCCACTCTGTCGTCCTCTGAGAGCGCTCCTTTGGCAGATAAGAGTGTTGAAGAGGAGACCAAAGAGGAGAAGCCAGCTGAGGAAGAGCCAAAGACTGAGACCACTGAAAAACTGGTCAGCAGCACTGAGGAGCCCAAAAAGAAAATGGACACCTCCGTTTCCTGGGAAGCCCTTATGTGTATGGGTGGACCCAAGAAGAGGACTAGGAAGACCTCTGATTCTGATGATGAGGAGACCAAGATTGAAGAGGAAATACCACCAGCAGTAGCTGCAGCAGTTGATGGGGAGCAGGAAGGCAAAATTGAGGCTGCTGTTGTGACCTCACAAAGCACAGAGCATGAAGGAGAAGTTGTGTCCTCCCCTGAGCCTTTAAGCAGTCCTCCTGAGAGAGAGTCCGCCTGGGACACTCTGAAACGCATGGTTATGTTAAAGAATCGCACCAAATCTGAGGAAAAAACTGAGGAAGGTGCAGAGCAAGTCCAGTCTGACGGTGAAGCACCAAAAGATGAGTCATCTTTCTCTCTGAGGAAGTTCTTGCCAGGGCGCAGAAAGAAGAAGGCTGAAAAACAAGCCTCCTCTGACCAGGGCACTGGTGATGAGGACTCTGACACCCCAGCTGTGGTTCCTCTCTCAGAGTATGAGGAATCTGAACAGGAAGTGCAACCAGAGCAGGCTCAAGTCCAGACTAAAGTATCTGCTGAAGATCGCGCTCCATCATGGATCCCAGCCATGATTGAAGACATCGAAGACAAACGTGATGAGCTGAGTGACATCCCAGAGGAGGTTGAGAATGCTGCCACACCAAAGTCTGTTGACACTGAAATCGCTGAGGATGAAACTGAAGATGACGCTGCCCttgctgctaaagctccagCACTTGGAGGGCGCAGATTGTCCACAGCTGAGGTGAAGCCTATCACTCAAGCTCCATCTGCTGAAACTACTCCAGTTCCTCAGGAACCCAAGCCAGAGAATGCAACCGAGGTGCTGTCGGGCATTGAGGCCCAAGTTAGTGAAATCCCTGCGGAGACAGCTGTGACCCTTGAAGATGTACCAACCGGGGTAGCTTCTGAGAAAACAGAGTATGAACCAGAAACTGAGATGGCCGAGTCCAAGACAAGCAACATCCTGGAGCCACATGCCAGCGAAGAAGCCATGGCTATCTGCACTGGTCTAGGAACCAAGGAGATTGCTATAGTAGCTCTGGAAAAACCTGCAGTTACCGTCATTGAGCCTGTGACTGTGATCCATGATGCTGTAAGTACAGAGTTGTCCAAGGAAGAGAAGCCACAAGTTACAGAAGAAGCTGATGTTACAGAAGATGTAGTGCTCAAAGCACAAGTGCACCAAATAGAAACTACCTTGCTGGAGCCAGCCGTTGAAAATCTAGCAAGTGAAGTTGCTGATGTTGAAGCTGCTGATGTGAGCATTGAACCTGAGATTGAAAAGGCTGGAGTTGTCAGTACTGATTTGGAGGAATCTGAGGTGGTTCAGCCTGTCAGTGAGAGTGAGAACTCTCCCAAAACAGTTGTTGTCAGCCCTATAATACCAACATCTGAAACAGAAATTTGCACAGAGAGCGTAACAGTCACTGAGCCAACTATAGAAAACAAGGAGGTTAAGATAGACGACACTGAGGTAAATACCCCTGACACAGTCCAGAAGGTGACTGAAGAGATATCTGTTAACATTGCAGAGGTGACTGAGCCTTCTGTCCTTGAAGCTGCACCAAGTGAGGAGGCTCCTGTAATCACTGAGACGGTAGTGCTTTCAGCCACACCTGTTGCAGTGGCTGAACAGGCTGAAACAACAGAGCTAGCTGATGTTATGCAGGAGACCCCAGAGGAGGCTCCAGTCAAAGAGACTGTGGAAGCAGAGAGAAGTGAAGCCATTGAAGAGGCCAGCAAGACCACTGAGGATGTTCCAGAAGACAGTGAAATCGAAGCTCAGAGCAAGGTCATTGCTGAGGCCGTCATCCAAGAAGCCATGGATAAAGTTTCAGAAGACACAGCTGAACCCAAAAAGCCTGAAACCGAAACAACCACCAAACCAGAACCAGTCCAAGCTGTTGCAACCACAGAGAAAGAGCTTGAGGTCCCAACAGAGACAGCTGTTGTAACTGAAACACCTGTTGCAGCCATCTGTGAGAAACCAGCACCACCAAAGTCACCTCAGCCTCTCCATGTTGCAATGGAGGTAATCGACTCGATCCCAGTCGAGATAGTCGAAAGCATTGATGCtgcaaaagaggaagaagagaagaaacCAGAAGAGGAGTTGAAGCAAGCTGTGGAGGTAAATGTAAGTGAAGAAACTGTTGTAGTGGAAGAAGTGGTTGAGATACAAGCAGAGAGTCAGACAAGTGAAGAGGTTGAACAGATCAAGGAAGAACAGAGCAAAGACGACCCAGAAGTCCAGGAAACATTGGAGGAAGTgaaaccagaaccagaaccagaggAGGCAAAGGCTGAGGCCCCAGCAGAGGAGAGCAAAAAGAAAGTGCTTGAAATCCACATGCCAGTCCAAGTAGTCCTGCAGGAGGCTCAGATGATCGAGGAGCCGGTGGTGGAAGAAGAGGccgtggttgagtttgacagcaATGGTCCTGTCACCGAAGACTGCAGCGGGAAACCCGAGAGCCAGGCACTTGAAAACAAACTCTCAACGCTGACAGAAGAACCCTCAGTGACAGCTTCAGAGGAGGGTTCAGCTCCCTGTGAAGCTGCAGAAGCAGCAACAAGCCAACCAGAACCTGAGGAAACACCCTCAACACCGTCCGTAAAGTGTGCAGAAGTGATGGCGCAGGTGATCGAGGTGATTGAAGAGGCTGTGAAGGAAATCGAGCCTGTATCCACAGAGATCACAGCAGCATCATGAGCAGGTGAGAATATCTTACAACAGTCTCAGGTTATTTGCAAACTATACAGAAGAATTCACAATCACaagatttttttccagctttgtttagttttcagtATTGTCAAACTAGAATCAAAGGTTGTTATTTTCAAAATTCCTCCATTGCCCTATCGAGCAATCTTCTCATAGTGGCTTTTTTGAAACATCAATAGCTCCTACTTTTATTAGGGAGTAGGGGAGGGGATTTACCCACTGGCCAGATGAAAAAAGCTTTTGTTCCTGCTACGAGTAACCAGGGGACCTTTGATATCAAAGCAGGAATGCCGCCGTTGACCCCTTCTTTGTAGGCTGGGGTCTTAAAGGGAAGCGGTGTGTGAGGGGCAGATGAACTTGTGCTGAAAGACTGATTATGATTCCTCCGCTCCCTCCTCCTGTTTTCCTTCTATCGTCAGCTCAGTATGAAGTCAAGAAACCATGTCGGGAGATCGCATTTGTTAGATCCAATTACAAAGCCTCAAAGAgctcaagctgtttttttaaagttactttgACTGAATTATACCTGTAGTATGTACAAACTAGTTCAATTCTAAAACTGAGTGTATTTAACAACTGTCAGCTGTTTTACGATGTGAGCAGAAGAGATCTAGGCGTAGCTCACTCTAATATTTATTAAGCAGTCATGAAGTTCTGCAGGGAAGAGGCACAGGGATGGGAAAATAAGACTGAGGCTGATGAGTTAAAGCAGCAGTAAAGCAGTCCATTTACTGTAAGAGAATGCTGAGTCATATAAGCAAACCTTGAGAGACCTTTAAGGACAACAGAAAAAGCCATTAAATGGtgaagaaatattttaaaatgtaggaAACCAAGGACTAAGAGAAGCATTTCTAAATCCAAAGTAACATACACTTGTTTTTAGGTaggaaaataaaggaaattgcAATGGTATATTAATTGAATGACTTCTTAGTTTAGTTGCAGTACTTCATAGGCCCACCAGTG encodes the following:
- the akap12b gene encoding A-kinase anchor protein 12b isoform X1; amino-acid sequence: MGAAESSVQREGKSQEDASASASAGELSPEVNVLQEASSVIDSKPLQKNGQISSLSSLNGPSEDNTLAEVGQPDGVSVAQKEEAPETMDVQDEVTPQVNGEKVEKETPDANDISAVEEKAAEEKPDDANEVGFKKIFRFVGFKFTLKKDKSEEKDPVKLLTVKDKEGEEVSATDDATKEEEAATAEEKSTAEEKEETSTAETEVIKDGDKAEATDAPAEAAPAEATEEATKEEGAEKEGESSPPAQESTLSPFRKLFSGGLFSNLRKKTSIKKTKEEEEKEAAAEEEKTEETAAAVEEKEEVEVETKEEAPAAPEEEKPEAKEEAAVTPEEVKSETTPEPETTSEAAAPDTTDEAKQEEEKAEPSAEEEKAPAEVTSEAEVLSSQEKAKPQGSPLKKLFTGAGLKKLSTKKQKTKKETETKITESGEQATEQLQSSTESAEVPKAESGPSSPEESGEHVIAVEVTQIESSQETEGEATSDGEKKKEGIIAWSSFKKLVTPKKRVKRSSESDDEATAEKPAKSATLSSSESAPLADKSVEEETKEEKPAEEEPKTETTEKLVSSTEEPKKKMDTSVSWEALMCMGGPKKRTRKTSDSDDEETKIEEEIPPAVAAAVDGEQEGKIEAAVVTSQSTEHEGEVVSSPEPLSSPPERESAWDTLKRMVMLKNRTKSEEKTEEGAEQVQSDGEAPKDESSFSLRKFLPGRRKKKAEKQASSDQGTGDEDSDTPAVVPLSEYEESEQEVQPEQAQVQTKVSAEDRAPSWIPAMIEDIEDKRDELSDIPEEVENAATPKSVDTEIAEDETEDDAALAAKAPALGGRRLSTAEVKPITQAPSAETTPVPQEPKPENATEVLSGIEAQVSEIPAETAVTLEDVPTGVASEKTEYEPETEMAESKTSNILEPHASEEAMAICTGLGTKEIAIVALEKPAVTVIEPVTVIHDAVSTELSKEEKPQVTEEADVTEDVVLKAQVHQIETTLLEPAVENLASEVADVEAADVSIEPEIEKAGVVSTDLEESEVVQPVSESENSPKTVVVSPIIPTSETEICTESVTVTEPTIENKEVKIDDTEVNTPDTVQKVTEEISVNIAEVTEPSVLEAAPSEEAPVITETVVLSATPVAVAEQAETTELADVMQETPEEAPVKETVEAERSEAIEEASKTTEDVPEDSEIEAQSKVIAEAVIQEAMDKVSEDTAEPKKPETETTTKPEPVQAVATTEKELEVPTETAVVTETPVAAICEKPAPPKSPQPLHVAMEVIDSIPVEIVESIDAAKEEEEKKPEEELKQAVEVNVSEETVVVEEVVEIQAESQTSEEVEQIKEEQSKDDPEVQETLEEVKPEPEPEEAKAEAPAEESKKKVLEIHMPVQVVLQEAQMIEEPVVEEEAVVEFDSNGPVTEDCSGKPESQALENKLSTLTEEPSVTASEEGSAPCEAAEAATSQPEPEETPSTPSVKCAEVMAQVIEVIEEAVKEIEPVSTEITAAS
- the akap12b gene encoding A-kinase anchor protein 12b isoform X2, with the translated sequence MLGTITLTVGQPDGVSVAQKEEAPETMDVQDEVTPQVNGEKVEKETPDANDISAVEEKAAEEKPDDANEVGFKKIFRFVGFKFTLKKDKSEEKDPVKLLTVKDKEGEEVSATDDATKEEEAATAEEKSTAEEKEETSTAETEVIKDGDKAEATDAPAEAAPAEATEEATKEEGAEKEGESSPPAQESTLSPFRKLFSGGLFSNLRKKTSIKKTKEEEEKEAAAEEEKTEETAAAVEEKEEVEVETKEEAPAAPEEEKPEAKEEAAVTPEEVKSETTPEPETTSEAAAPDTTDEAKQEEEKAEPSAEEEKAPAEVTSEAEVLSSQEKAKPQGSPLKKLFTGAGLKKLSTKKQKTKKETETKITESGEQATEQLQSSTESAEVPKAESGPSSPEESGEHVIAVEVTQIESSQETEGEATSDGEKKKEGIIAWSSFKKLVTPKKRVKRSSESDDEATAEKPAKSATLSSSESAPLADKSVEEETKEEKPAEEEPKTETTEKLVSSTEEPKKKMDTSVSWEALMCMGGPKKRTRKTSDSDDEETKIEEEIPPAVAAAVDGEQEGKIEAAVVTSQSTEHEGEVVSSPEPLSSPPERESAWDTLKRMVMLKNRTKSEEKTEEGAEQVQSDGEAPKDESSFSLRKFLPGRRKKKAEKQASSDQGTGDEDSDTPAVVPLSEYEESEQEVQPEQAQVQTKVSAEDRAPSWIPAMIEDIEDKRDELSDIPEEVENAATPKSVDTEIAEDETEDDAALAAKAPALGGRRLSTAEVKPITQAPSAETTPVPQEPKPENATEVLSGIEAQVSEIPAETAVTLEDVPTGVASEKTEYEPETEMAESKTSNILEPHASEEAMAICTGLGTKEIAIVALEKPAVTVIEPVTVIHDAVSTELSKEEKPQVTEEADVTEDVVLKAQVHQIETTLLEPAVENLASEVADVEAADVSIEPEIEKAGVVSTDLEESEVVQPVSESENSPKTVVVSPIIPTSETEICTESVTVTEPTIENKEVKIDDTEVNTPDTVQKVTEEISVNIAEVTEPSVLEAAPSEEAPVITETVVLSATPVAVAEQAETTELADVMQETPEEAPVKETVEAERSEAIEEASKTTEDVPEDSEIEAQSKVIAEAVIQEAMDKVSEDTAEPKKPETETTTKPEPVQAVATTEKELEVPTETAVVTETPVAAICEKPAPPKSPQPLHVAMEVIDSIPVEIVESIDAAKEEEEKKPEEELKQAVEVNVSEETVVVEEVVEIQAESQTSEEVEQIKEEQSKDDPEVQETLEEVKPEPEPEEAKAEAPAEESKKKVLEIHMPVQVVLQEAQMIEEPVVEEEAVVEFDSNGPVTEDCSGKPESQALENKLSTLTEEPSVTASEEGSAPCEAAEAATSQPEPEETPSTPSVKCAEVMAQVIEVIEEAVKEIEPVSTEITAAS